One genomic segment of Dehalococcoidia bacterium includes these proteins:
- the queD gene encoding 6-carboxytetrahydropterin synthase QueD, with the protein MFVIEVREHFDAAHALRGYRGKCENLHGHRFEVMVTLQAQELDQIGLAYDFTVLKRHLREILASFDHVCLNDVPPFDRINPSSENIATTIYEEFQKRELPISSIQVCESADSCVIYMPGK; encoded by the coding sequence GTGTTCGTTATAGAAGTACGGGAGCACTTTGATGCGGCGCACGCATTGAGGGGCTACCGGGGGAAATGCGAGAACCTTCACGGGCACCGCTTTGAGGTGATGGTAACGCTGCAGGCACAGGAGCTGGACCAGATCGGCTTGGCCTACGATTTTACGGTGCTCAAGCGGCACCTCAGGGAGATACTGGCAAGCTTTGACCACGTGTGTCTTAACGATGTACCACCCTTCGACCGTATAAACCCCTCCTCAGAGAACATCGCCACCACAATATATGAGGAGTTCCAGAAAAGGGAACTCCCCATCTCAAGCATCCAGGTCTGCGAATCTGCAGACTCCTGCGTTATCTACATGCCGGGTAAATAG
- a CDS encoding methytransferase partner Trm112: protein MKRELMEILACPLCKGDLKLTVEEEDEQEIVKGSLYCESCSVTYPIEDTIPNLLPPELRT, encoded by the coding sequence ATGAAACGAGAGCTTATGGAGATCCTCGCCTGCCCGCTGTGTAAGGGGGACCTGAAACTTACCGTCGAGGAGGAGGATGAGCAAGAGATAGTCAAGGGCTCACTGTATTGCGAAAGTTGCTCGGTAACCTATCCCATAGAAGATACTATCCCAAATCTACTCCCGCCGGAGCTTCGTACCTAA